Proteins from one Acanthopagrus latus isolate v.2019 chromosome 18, fAcaLat1.1, whole genome shotgun sequence genomic window:
- the LOC119007042 gene encoding long-chain-fatty-acid--CoA ligase 1-like isoform X1, with translation MLLRVCGCCSSSNNTWVTFGCSAKKGESQFHLAAVCYRFPPGQHPSTHSLNMLSQEFIQKLRLPDMEDVSQYVRGISTPMLVSMGAVAAATTYYMATRPKALPPACDLRMQSVEVQGGELARQSVLLKGDGDHLTYFYDDARTMYEFLLRGARVSNNGPCLGSRKPKQPYQWLSYSEVIERTENLGSAFLHKGHSKTTDSHIGIFSQNRPEWTIIEMACYTYSLVSVPLYDTLGTEAISYIVEKASISTIVCDVVEKVNLVLDCVKDKEHTVKNIVLMETPSADLVSRGQQAGIHILSLQEMEAIGKASHHQPVPPQPEDMAVICFTSGTTGNPKGAMLTHGNIVSNCSAFIRVTEVHCPMCPSDIHISYLPLAHMFERVVQGVMIVHGAKIGYFQGDIRWLSDDLNTLRPTVFPVVPRLLNRMHDKIFGQANSFLKRWVLGFAFRRKEAEMMKGIVRRDSIWDRLIFGKVQASLGGRVRLMITGAAPISPSVLTFLRAALGCQFYEGYGQTECTAGCTTTMPGDWSAGHVGAPLPCNSIKLVDVSEMNYLAVNGEGEVCVKGPNVFQGYLKDPEKTAEAIDADGWLHTGDIGKWLPNGTLKIVDRKKHIFKLAQGEYIAPEKIENVYTRSDAVAQVYVHGDSLQACLVAVVVPDPDFLSGWTKRTLGLEGSYQELCDRAEVKTAILEDMVRLGKEAGLKSFEQVKAICIHTEMFSIENGLLTPTLKAKRNEMRQHFRSQIDELYAGIKM, from the exons ATGCTCCTCAGGGTGTGTGGTTGCTGTAGCAGCAGTAACAACACCTGGGTCACTTTTGGGTGTTCAGCCAAGAAAGGAGAGTCACAATTTCACCTAGCTGCTGTCTGTTACAG GTTCCCTCCTGGCCAGCATCCCTCCACACACTCCTT AAACATGCTGAGCCAGGAGTTCATTCAGAAGTTGAGGTTGCCAGATATGGAGGATGTCAGCCAGTACGTCAGGGGCATCTCCACCCCCATGTTAGTTAGCATGGGGGCAGTGGCTGCCGCGACAACCTACTACATGGCAACACGACCTAAGGCCCTCCCACCAGCCTGCGACCTTCGCATGCAGTCAGTCGAGGTTCAG GGTGGAGAATTGGCACGTCAGTCAGTTTTACTCAAGGGAGACGGAGATCACTTGACCTATTTCTACGATGATGCCAGAACAATGTATGAGTTCCTCCTCAGAGGGGCCCGAGTCTCCA ATAACGGTCCCTGTCTGGGCTCCAGGAAACCAAAACAGCCCTATCAATGGTTGTCCTACAGCGAG gtaATTGAGCGCACAGAAAATCTGGGTTCAGCATTTCTTCACAAAGGACACTCCAAGACCACCGACTCCCACATTGGCATCTTCTCTCAGAACAGACCTGAG tggACCATTATTGAGATGGCATGTTATACCTATTCTCTGGTGTCAGTCCCTCTGTACGACACACTGGGAACAGAAGCCATCAGTTATATTGTGGAGAAAG cttccATCTCAACCATTGTGTGTGACGTGGTAGAGAAGGTCAACCTGGTCCTGGACTGTGTGAAGGACAAAGAGCACACTGTGAAAAACATCGTTCTAATGGAGACACCCAGTGCCGACCTTGTCAGCAGGGGCCAACAGGCTGGTATCCACATCCTCAGTCTGCAGGAAATGGAG GCTATTGGGAAGGCCAGCCATCACCAACCAGTG CCTCCACAACCTGAGGACATGGCTGTTATCTGCTTCACAAGTGGAACAACAg GAAACCCGAAGGGAGCTATGCTGACTCATGGGAATATTGTGTCTAACTGCTCAGCCTTCATTAGAGTGACAGAG GTTCACTGTCCAATGTGTCCCAGCGACATCCATATTTCCTACCTGCCCCTGGCTCATATGTTTGAGAGAGTAGTACAG GGAGTGATGATAGTGCATGGAGCCAAGATTGGCTATTTTCAGGGAGATATTCGTTGGCTGTCTGATGATCTGAACACACTGAGACCCACTGTTTTCCCTGTGGTACCCCGACTCCTGAACAGAATGCATGATAAG ATCTTTGGGCAGGCCAACAGCTTTCTGAAGCGCTGGGTGCTGGGCTTCGCTttcaggaggaaggaggcagagatgATGAAAGGCATCGTGAGGAGAGACAGTATCTGGGATCGACTCATCTTCGGGAAGGTCCAG GCCAGCCTTGGAGGTCGCGTGCGTCTCATGATAACTGGAGCTGCTCCCATCTCCCCTTCAGTCCTCACCTTCCTCAGAGCTGCACTAGGCTGCCAG tTCTATGAAGGCTATGGACAGACAGAGTGTACAGCTGGATGCACCACAACCATGCCTGGGGACTGGAGTGCCG GCCACGTTGGAGCTCCTCTGCCCTGTAACTCAATCAAACTTGTGGATGTGTCTGAGATGAATTACCTTGCTGTAaacggagagggagag gtgtgtgtgaagGGTCCTAACGTGTTCCAGGGTTATCTGAAGGACCCAGAGAAGACTGCGGAGGCTATTGATGCAGATGGATGGCTTCACACTGGAGACATTGGAAAATGGCTTCCG AATGGTACCCTGAAGATTGTGGACAGGAAGAAGCATATCTTTAAGCTGGCACAGGGGGAGTACATTGCTCCTGAAAAGATTGAGAATGTCTACACGAGGAGTGATGCAGTGGCACAGGTCTATGTGCATGGAGATAGTCTACAG GCATGTCTGGTGGCAGTGGTGGTTCCTGaccctgacttcctgtcaggcTGGACCAAGAGGACGCTGGGACTGGAGGGCAGCTACCAGGAACTATGTGACAGAGCG GAAGTCAAGACAGCCATCTTGGAAGACATGGTGCGATTGGGCAAGGAAGCAGGCCTCAAGTCCTTTGAGCAG GTGAAGGCCATCTGCATTCATACTGAGATGTTCTCAATCGAGAACGGCCTGCTCACTCCAACTTTGAAGGCGAAGAGGAACGAAATGCGACAACACTTCAGATCTCAGATAGATGAACTGTATGCTGGGATCAAAATGTAG
- the LOC119007042 gene encoding long-chain-fatty-acid--CoA ligase 1-like isoform X3: protein MLSQEFIQKLRLPDMEDVSQYVRGISTPMLVSMGAVAAATTYYMATRPKALPPACDLRMQSVEVQGGELARQSVLLKGDGDHLTYFYDDARTMYEFLLRGARVSNNGPCLGSRKPKQPYQWLSYSEVIERTENLGSAFLHKGHSKTTDSHIGIFSQNRPEWTIIEMACYTYSLVSVPLYDTLGTEAISYIVEKASISTIVCDVVEKVNLVLDCVKDKEHTVKNIVLMETPSADLVSRGQQAGIHILSLQEMEAIGKASHHQPVPPQPEDMAVICFTSGTTGNPKGAMLTHGNIVSNCSAFIRVTEVHCPMCPSDIHISYLPLAHMFERVVQGVMIVHGAKIGYFQGDIRWLSDDLNTLRPTVFPVVPRLLNRMHDKIFGQANSFLKRWVLGFAFRRKEAEMMKGIVRRDSIWDRLIFGKVQASLGGRVRLMITGAAPISPSVLTFLRAALGCQFYEGYGQTECTAGCTTTMPGDWSAGHVGAPLPCNSIKLVDVSEMNYLAVNGEGEVCVKGPNVFQGYLKDPEKTAEAIDADGWLHTGDIGKWLPNGTLKIVDRKKHIFKLAQGEYIAPEKIENVYTRSDAVAQVYVHGDSLQACLVAVVVPDPDFLSGWTKRTLGLEGSYQELCDRAEVKTAILEDMVRLGKEAGLKSFEQVKAICIHTEMFSIENGLLTPTLKAKRNEMRQHFRSQIDELYAGIKM from the exons ATGCTGAGCCAGGAGTTCATTCAGAAGTTGAGGTTGCCAGATATGGAGGATGTCAGCCAGTACGTCAGGGGCATCTCCACCCCCATGTTAGTTAGCATGGGGGCAGTGGCTGCCGCGACAACCTACTACATGGCAACACGACCTAAGGCCCTCCCACCAGCCTGCGACCTTCGCATGCAGTCAGTCGAGGTTCAG GGTGGAGAATTGGCACGTCAGTCAGTTTTACTCAAGGGAGACGGAGATCACTTGACCTATTTCTACGATGATGCCAGAACAATGTATGAGTTCCTCCTCAGAGGGGCCCGAGTCTCCA ATAACGGTCCCTGTCTGGGCTCCAGGAAACCAAAACAGCCCTATCAATGGTTGTCCTACAGCGAG gtaATTGAGCGCACAGAAAATCTGGGTTCAGCATTTCTTCACAAAGGACACTCCAAGACCACCGACTCCCACATTGGCATCTTCTCTCAGAACAGACCTGAG tggACCATTATTGAGATGGCATGTTATACCTATTCTCTGGTGTCAGTCCCTCTGTACGACACACTGGGAACAGAAGCCATCAGTTATATTGTGGAGAAAG cttccATCTCAACCATTGTGTGTGACGTGGTAGAGAAGGTCAACCTGGTCCTGGACTGTGTGAAGGACAAAGAGCACACTGTGAAAAACATCGTTCTAATGGAGACACCCAGTGCCGACCTTGTCAGCAGGGGCCAACAGGCTGGTATCCACATCCTCAGTCTGCAGGAAATGGAG GCTATTGGGAAGGCCAGCCATCACCAACCAGTG CCTCCACAACCTGAGGACATGGCTGTTATCTGCTTCACAAGTGGAACAACAg GAAACCCGAAGGGAGCTATGCTGACTCATGGGAATATTGTGTCTAACTGCTCAGCCTTCATTAGAGTGACAGAG GTTCACTGTCCAATGTGTCCCAGCGACATCCATATTTCCTACCTGCCCCTGGCTCATATGTTTGAGAGAGTAGTACAG GGAGTGATGATAGTGCATGGAGCCAAGATTGGCTATTTTCAGGGAGATATTCGTTGGCTGTCTGATGATCTGAACACACTGAGACCCACTGTTTTCCCTGTGGTACCCCGACTCCTGAACAGAATGCATGATAAG ATCTTTGGGCAGGCCAACAGCTTTCTGAAGCGCTGGGTGCTGGGCTTCGCTttcaggaggaaggaggcagagatgATGAAAGGCATCGTGAGGAGAGACAGTATCTGGGATCGACTCATCTTCGGGAAGGTCCAG GCCAGCCTTGGAGGTCGCGTGCGTCTCATGATAACTGGAGCTGCTCCCATCTCCCCTTCAGTCCTCACCTTCCTCAGAGCTGCACTAGGCTGCCAG tTCTATGAAGGCTATGGACAGACAGAGTGTACAGCTGGATGCACCACAACCATGCCTGGGGACTGGAGTGCCG GCCACGTTGGAGCTCCTCTGCCCTGTAACTCAATCAAACTTGTGGATGTGTCTGAGATGAATTACCTTGCTGTAaacggagagggagag gtgtgtgtgaagGGTCCTAACGTGTTCCAGGGTTATCTGAAGGACCCAGAGAAGACTGCGGAGGCTATTGATGCAGATGGATGGCTTCACACTGGAGACATTGGAAAATGGCTTCCG AATGGTACCCTGAAGATTGTGGACAGGAAGAAGCATATCTTTAAGCTGGCACAGGGGGAGTACATTGCTCCTGAAAAGATTGAGAATGTCTACACGAGGAGTGATGCAGTGGCACAGGTCTATGTGCATGGAGATAGTCTACAG GCATGTCTGGTGGCAGTGGTGGTTCCTGaccctgacttcctgtcaggcTGGACCAAGAGGACGCTGGGACTGGAGGGCAGCTACCAGGAACTATGTGACAGAGCG GAAGTCAAGACAGCCATCTTGGAAGACATGGTGCGATTGGGCAAGGAAGCAGGCCTCAAGTCCTTTGAGCAG GTGAAGGCCATCTGCATTCATACTGAGATGTTCTCAATCGAGAACGGCCTGCTCACTCCAACTTTGAAGGCGAAGAGGAACGAAATGCGACAACACTTCAGATCTCAGATAGATGAACTGTATGCTGGGATCAAAATGTAG
- the LOC119007042 gene encoding long-chain-fatty-acid--CoA ligase 1-like isoform X4: MLLRVCGCCSSSNNTWVTFGCSAKKGESQFHLAAVCYRFPPGQHPSTHSLNMLSQEFIQKLRLPDMEDVSQYVRGISTPMLVSMGAVAAATTYYMATRPKALPPACDLRMQSVEVQGGELARQSVLLKGDGDHLTYFYDDARTMYEFLLRGARVSNNGPCLGSRKPKQPYQWLSYSEVIERTENLGSAFLHKGHSKTTDSHIGIFSQNRPEWTIIEMACYTYSLVSVPLYDTLGTEAISYIVEKASISTIVCDVVEKVNLVLDCVKDKEHTVKNIVLMETPSADLVSRGQQAGIHILSLQEMEAIGKASHHQPVPPQPEDMAVICFTSGTTGNPKGAMLTHGNIVSNCSAFIRVTESCAQTTPEDVMLSFLPLAHMFERVVEGVMIVHGAKIGYFQGDIRWLSDDLNTLRPTVFPVVPRLLNRMHDKIFGQANSFLKRWVLGFAFRRKEAEMMKGIVRRDSIWDRLIFGKVQASLGGRVRLMITGAAPISPSVLTFLRAALGCQFYEGYGQTECTAGCTTTMPGDWSAGHVGAPLPCNSIKLVDVSEMNYLAVNGEGEVCVKGPNVFQGYLKDPEKTAEAIDADGWLHTGDIGKWLPNGTLKIVDRKKHIFKLAQGEYIAPEKIENVYTRSDAVAQVYVHGDSLQACLVAVVVPDPDFLSGWTKRTLGLEGSYQELCDRAEVKTAILEDMVRLGKEAGLKSFEQVKAICIHTEMFSIENGLLTPTLKAKRNEMRQHFRSQIDELYAGIKM, from the exons ATGCTCCTCAGGGTGTGTGGTTGCTGTAGCAGCAGTAACAACACCTGGGTCACTTTTGGGTGTTCAGCCAAGAAAGGAGAGTCACAATTTCACCTAGCTGCTGTCTGTTACAG GTTCCCTCCTGGCCAGCATCCCTCCACACACTCCTT AAACATGCTGAGCCAGGAGTTCATTCAGAAGTTGAGGTTGCCAGATATGGAGGATGTCAGCCAGTACGTCAGGGGCATCTCCACCCCCATGTTAGTTAGCATGGGGGCAGTGGCTGCCGCGACAACCTACTACATGGCAACACGACCTAAGGCCCTCCCACCAGCCTGCGACCTTCGCATGCAGTCAGTCGAGGTTCAG GGTGGAGAATTGGCACGTCAGTCAGTTTTACTCAAGGGAGACGGAGATCACTTGACCTATTTCTACGATGATGCCAGAACAATGTATGAGTTCCTCCTCAGAGGGGCCCGAGTCTCCA ATAACGGTCCCTGTCTGGGCTCCAGGAAACCAAAACAGCCCTATCAATGGTTGTCCTACAGCGAG gtaATTGAGCGCACAGAAAATCTGGGTTCAGCATTTCTTCACAAAGGACACTCCAAGACCACCGACTCCCACATTGGCATCTTCTCTCAGAACAGACCTGAG tggACCATTATTGAGATGGCATGTTATACCTATTCTCTGGTGTCAGTCCCTCTGTACGACACACTGGGAACAGAAGCCATCAGTTATATTGTGGAGAAAG cttccATCTCAACCATTGTGTGTGACGTGGTAGAGAAGGTCAACCTGGTCCTGGACTGTGTGAAGGACAAAGAGCACACTGTGAAAAACATCGTTCTAATGGAGACACCCAGTGCCGACCTTGTCAGCAGGGGCCAACAGGCTGGTATCCACATCCTCAGTCTGCAGGAAATGGAG GCTATTGGGAAGGCCAGCCATCACCAACCAGTG CCTCCACAACCTGAGGACATGGCTGTTATCTGCTTCACAAGTGGAACAACAg GAAACCCGAAGGGAGCTATGCTGACTCATGGGAATATTGTGTCTAACTGCTCAGCCTTCATTAGAGTGACAGAG TCTTGCGCTCAGACCACCCCAGAAGATGTCATGCTGTCTTTTCTACCTCTGGCCCACATGTTTGAGAGGGTGGTGGAG GGAGTGATGATAGTGCATGGAGCCAAGATTGGCTATTTTCAGGGAGATATTCGTTGGCTGTCTGATGATCTGAACACACTGAGACCCACTGTTTTCCCTGTGGTACCCCGACTCCTGAACAGAATGCATGATAAG ATCTTTGGGCAGGCCAACAGCTTTCTGAAGCGCTGGGTGCTGGGCTTCGCTttcaggaggaaggaggcagagatgATGAAAGGCATCGTGAGGAGAGACAGTATCTGGGATCGACTCATCTTCGGGAAGGTCCAG GCCAGCCTTGGAGGTCGCGTGCGTCTCATGATAACTGGAGCTGCTCCCATCTCCCCTTCAGTCCTCACCTTCCTCAGAGCTGCACTAGGCTGCCAG tTCTATGAAGGCTATGGACAGACAGAGTGTACAGCTGGATGCACCACAACCATGCCTGGGGACTGGAGTGCCG GCCACGTTGGAGCTCCTCTGCCCTGTAACTCAATCAAACTTGTGGATGTGTCTGAGATGAATTACCTTGCTGTAaacggagagggagag gtgtgtgtgaagGGTCCTAACGTGTTCCAGGGTTATCTGAAGGACCCAGAGAAGACTGCGGAGGCTATTGATGCAGATGGATGGCTTCACACTGGAGACATTGGAAAATGGCTTCCG AATGGTACCCTGAAGATTGTGGACAGGAAGAAGCATATCTTTAAGCTGGCACAGGGGGAGTACATTGCTCCTGAAAAGATTGAGAATGTCTACACGAGGAGTGATGCAGTGGCACAGGTCTATGTGCATGGAGATAGTCTACAG GCATGTCTGGTGGCAGTGGTGGTTCCTGaccctgacttcctgtcaggcTGGACCAAGAGGACGCTGGGACTGGAGGGCAGCTACCAGGAACTATGTGACAGAGCG GAAGTCAAGACAGCCATCTTGGAAGACATGGTGCGATTGGGCAAGGAAGCAGGCCTCAAGTCCTTTGAGCAG GTGAAGGCCATCTGCATTCATACTGAGATGTTCTCAATCGAGAACGGCCTGCTCACTCCAACTTTGAAGGCGAAGAGGAACGAAATGCGACAACACTTCAGATCTCAGATAGATGAACTGTATGCTGGGATCAAAATGTAG
- the LOC119007042 gene encoding long-chain-fatty-acid--CoA ligase 1-like isoform X2, producing MLLRVCGCCSSSNNTWVTFGCSAKKGESQFHLAAVCYRNMLSQEFIQKLRLPDMEDVSQYVRGISTPMLVSMGAVAAATTYYMATRPKALPPACDLRMQSVEVQGGELARQSVLLKGDGDHLTYFYDDARTMYEFLLRGARVSNNGPCLGSRKPKQPYQWLSYSEVIERTENLGSAFLHKGHSKTTDSHIGIFSQNRPEWTIIEMACYTYSLVSVPLYDTLGTEAISYIVEKASISTIVCDVVEKVNLVLDCVKDKEHTVKNIVLMETPSADLVSRGQQAGIHILSLQEMEAIGKASHHQPVPPQPEDMAVICFTSGTTGNPKGAMLTHGNIVSNCSAFIRVTEVHCPMCPSDIHISYLPLAHMFERVVQGVMIVHGAKIGYFQGDIRWLSDDLNTLRPTVFPVVPRLLNRMHDKIFGQANSFLKRWVLGFAFRRKEAEMMKGIVRRDSIWDRLIFGKVQASLGGRVRLMITGAAPISPSVLTFLRAALGCQFYEGYGQTECTAGCTTTMPGDWSAGHVGAPLPCNSIKLVDVSEMNYLAVNGEGEVCVKGPNVFQGYLKDPEKTAEAIDADGWLHTGDIGKWLPNGTLKIVDRKKHIFKLAQGEYIAPEKIENVYTRSDAVAQVYVHGDSLQACLVAVVVPDPDFLSGWTKRTLGLEGSYQELCDRAEVKTAILEDMVRLGKEAGLKSFEQVKAICIHTEMFSIENGLLTPTLKAKRNEMRQHFRSQIDELYAGIKM from the exons ATGCTCCTCAGGGTGTGTGGTTGCTGTAGCAGCAGTAACAACACCTGGGTCACTTTTGGGTGTTCAGCCAAGAAAGGAGAGTCACAATTTCACCTAGCTGCTGTCTGTTACAG AAACATGCTGAGCCAGGAGTTCATTCAGAAGTTGAGGTTGCCAGATATGGAGGATGTCAGCCAGTACGTCAGGGGCATCTCCACCCCCATGTTAGTTAGCATGGGGGCAGTGGCTGCCGCGACAACCTACTACATGGCAACACGACCTAAGGCCCTCCCACCAGCCTGCGACCTTCGCATGCAGTCAGTCGAGGTTCAG GGTGGAGAATTGGCACGTCAGTCAGTTTTACTCAAGGGAGACGGAGATCACTTGACCTATTTCTACGATGATGCCAGAACAATGTATGAGTTCCTCCTCAGAGGGGCCCGAGTCTCCA ATAACGGTCCCTGTCTGGGCTCCAGGAAACCAAAACAGCCCTATCAATGGTTGTCCTACAGCGAG gtaATTGAGCGCACAGAAAATCTGGGTTCAGCATTTCTTCACAAAGGACACTCCAAGACCACCGACTCCCACATTGGCATCTTCTCTCAGAACAGACCTGAG tggACCATTATTGAGATGGCATGTTATACCTATTCTCTGGTGTCAGTCCCTCTGTACGACACACTGGGAACAGAAGCCATCAGTTATATTGTGGAGAAAG cttccATCTCAACCATTGTGTGTGACGTGGTAGAGAAGGTCAACCTGGTCCTGGACTGTGTGAAGGACAAAGAGCACACTGTGAAAAACATCGTTCTAATGGAGACACCCAGTGCCGACCTTGTCAGCAGGGGCCAACAGGCTGGTATCCACATCCTCAGTCTGCAGGAAATGGAG GCTATTGGGAAGGCCAGCCATCACCAACCAGTG CCTCCACAACCTGAGGACATGGCTGTTATCTGCTTCACAAGTGGAACAACAg GAAACCCGAAGGGAGCTATGCTGACTCATGGGAATATTGTGTCTAACTGCTCAGCCTTCATTAGAGTGACAGAG GTTCACTGTCCAATGTGTCCCAGCGACATCCATATTTCCTACCTGCCCCTGGCTCATATGTTTGAGAGAGTAGTACAG GGAGTGATGATAGTGCATGGAGCCAAGATTGGCTATTTTCAGGGAGATATTCGTTGGCTGTCTGATGATCTGAACACACTGAGACCCACTGTTTTCCCTGTGGTACCCCGACTCCTGAACAGAATGCATGATAAG ATCTTTGGGCAGGCCAACAGCTTTCTGAAGCGCTGGGTGCTGGGCTTCGCTttcaggaggaaggaggcagagatgATGAAAGGCATCGTGAGGAGAGACAGTATCTGGGATCGACTCATCTTCGGGAAGGTCCAG GCCAGCCTTGGAGGTCGCGTGCGTCTCATGATAACTGGAGCTGCTCCCATCTCCCCTTCAGTCCTCACCTTCCTCAGAGCTGCACTAGGCTGCCAG tTCTATGAAGGCTATGGACAGACAGAGTGTACAGCTGGATGCACCACAACCATGCCTGGGGACTGGAGTGCCG GCCACGTTGGAGCTCCTCTGCCCTGTAACTCAATCAAACTTGTGGATGTGTCTGAGATGAATTACCTTGCTGTAaacggagagggagag gtgtgtgtgaagGGTCCTAACGTGTTCCAGGGTTATCTGAAGGACCCAGAGAAGACTGCGGAGGCTATTGATGCAGATGGATGGCTTCACACTGGAGACATTGGAAAATGGCTTCCG AATGGTACCCTGAAGATTGTGGACAGGAAGAAGCATATCTTTAAGCTGGCACAGGGGGAGTACATTGCTCCTGAAAAGATTGAGAATGTCTACACGAGGAGTGATGCAGTGGCACAGGTCTATGTGCATGGAGATAGTCTACAG GCATGTCTGGTGGCAGTGGTGGTTCCTGaccctgacttcctgtcaggcTGGACCAAGAGGACGCTGGGACTGGAGGGCAGCTACCAGGAACTATGTGACAGAGCG GAAGTCAAGACAGCCATCTTGGAAGACATGGTGCGATTGGGCAAGGAAGCAGGCCTCAAGTCCTTTGAGCAG GTGAAGGCCATCTGCATTCATACTGAGATGTTCTCAATCGAGAACGGCCTGCTCACTCCAACTTTGAAGGCGAAGAGGAACGAAATGCGACAACACTTCAGATCTCAGATAGATGAACTGTATGCTGGGATCAAAATGTAG